Below is a genomic region from Thermotoga sp..
GATAGGTTTCGCGCCAATGATGATAGAGAACCGCAGAGAGAAAAACTCTTGAAAGGCTTTCTCCCATTTCCTTGAGAGTGTTTTCTGGTATGAAAGCTATACTCAAGAAACTGTGTGGCACTTCTGGTATACCATCTTCCGGGACATTGCCCCCTACTTTCTTTTGAAACTCATACGATACCTTTCCTAAATCGTGGTAAAAGATCACTTTCTTCACAAACTCTTTCAACTCTGGCTCTATTAAAAATTTGTCCAGTGCCTTTAGAACATCCTTTACATGCTCTCCAAGGGTAATCCCATTACTTTTAGCGAGTATGGGCATACCTATCCCCCTTCATTTAGGAAGTTGTATCCTACCGAGAAAAAGAGGTGTATTGTTCCAAGATAGAACCTCAGGGATTTTGAATTTAATCATGGGAATTGCTCCGCAGTAGAGTTTGGCGTGGATAAACTTGAAGACTCTCTTGTTGTTTCGAGCGGTGTAAACAGAGGATACCTTGTAAGCGGACCCTACTATTTTTTTGTAAAGTTCTTCATAGGAATCACTTATTTCATCTGCAAACTCGGGCGAAGGGATCCATGTATAACCGTTCGTATTGAAAACTTGCTTTTTTTCACAATTAACCAGTTCAACTGCAACCTCATCCACAACGTCTTCTGATCTTCCAAGATGTAGTCGAGAAGTGTATCGAGGATTCTCAAAAGATTCTCTTATCATTTCAAGTATGTCTTCTTTTGCTTTAAGAAACAGGTTTATCCTCGGATTTATGAGTGTTTGAATCTTAACCGGTAGTTGCCCCCCAGGATGTTCTATTTCGTTGTTTATCTCTCTGTTCAAAGAATACCCAAACTTTGTTATATGAGACTCCTTTGACAGATTTCTAAACCAGGTGTACTCTTCCACCACACCATCGTGATCTCCGACAATTGCTATAGAAAATCCTGAGCTCAAAAATTGATTTATTTTTGCTTCATCACCGAGAATATTACAAACGAATCCGATCGCAGTTGAATACATCGGAATAGGGAACGTTTTTCTTTCGAATATGAGAAAAGGGATGGCGAAATGACCAGTTGATGCTTTAATCCCTATTCTTAACAGCTTCATGAATTTCCTTTCCCTCCAACAACATCATTTATCCAATTGC
It encodes:
- the cas5b gene encoding type I-B CRISPR-associated protein Cas5b, translating into MKLLRIGIKASTGHFAIPFLIFERKTFPIPMYSTAIGFVCNILGDEAKINQFLSSGFSIAIVGDHDGVVEEYTWFRNLSKESHITKFGYSLNREINNEIEHPGGQLPVKIQTLINPRINLFLKAKEDILEMIRESFENPRYTSRLHLGRSEDVVDEVAVELVNCEKKQVFNTNGYTWIPSPEFADEISDSYEELYKKIVGSAYKVSSVYTARNNKRVFKFIHAKLYCGAIPMIKFKIPEVLSWNNTPLFLGRIQLPK